The segment CGACAGCTTTAAAGTAGATATCGATATTCGTATCAATCCCAGGTCCCTGAGGGCTTCTGATCAGCATTCGCGAATGGCTGACGTCTGATTCCCACAGACGGAACGTTCGATCTGAAGTAAACATGAAAATAATCTCCTAATCAAACGGATTACCTACTTCAATACCGTTGAGGATCCCCCTCACTTGATTCCACAGATCTCGATTCTGGTAGATCTGCAATAATTCCCAATCAGTTGCTCTTCCACGACCACTGGTAGCTCTTGATAATCCATCCCATACATCGACGCCATCTAGGTTGAATAATACTTCTGTTTCAGGGTCGTGCAACGCACGCATTACAGCATCTTTCCAGTCATCATCTCGTACATTCTCTGCAATATGTTTGTAAGTCAGTGAATTATTTCGAGTTGCAAAATCATCTAGACGTTCGCCGATTCCAAGCCTGACACGTCTGGTTATACCTTCGCCTAATGGCCCTCCAAGACACGGTTTCGCATATGCACTAAGACCCCGCCGGTGCCCACATGATAAACATGTTCTCCCTTAACTTCTATGTTGTAAACAATATGTCGACCGGGGCGAAGGCGGATTTGTTCGACTATCGAAAAGCCGGTTAACGTCCGCACCTTCTCGTTGACGTTCAGTTCATCCGCCCGAACGAACTGCTGTCGGTCCTCGGACCAGAAGGGGTGGTTGGGAGTTGCACCGATTGATGCTGCTTCGGAAGCGATTTTGACGTCCAGCACTTCTTTGCCGGAGTGTCGGAACGTCGCGGTGACCACGCGACCGGGACTTGACGGGATCTTCGGACAAGCTTCAATGTTTAAGACTTCGGCGTCTGCGTCAATTCCCAGTTCCGGGATGAAGAGCGGGATCGTTTTACCAGTCTCGGCTTCCTGATGAGCAAGCCATTGAGTCGGTCTTAGCAGTCTACGAGTTATCCTCCTGGATTGACTTTGGCGACAGCAGACAACCTTTTAACACTCATTCTTCATTACTGTTACTTACAATCGCCCCACACATCGACAGAACCAACAAGCTAACCCTCATTGATGCTTCCCACTCATTTTGAGTAAGCTGGGGATAAACTTGCTGAATACCATCAGGGATATTCATGTTTTCAAGTTCGTACAGAATATCTACCAATGCAATCCCAGAGTTCTTCAATTTTATATCATACCAAGTACATCCAGAAGACTCAGAGTCAGGATGGTCCTTATTTAAATAAGGACCATACTCGATCTGAAGGGATGCATTAATGTTATCTTCCGTATGTGACCCAATGAGCAGCAACGCTTCCCGGATTTTATTACTATGGATTTCGGATACAGATCTAGTATTAGCAGCGTTGACAGCATTCAGAAAAGCCTCTACTAGTCGCTGACAATTATCGAAGTCTACTTCACTCATTTTATTTACTCATCAAGGTGAAACATTAATATGAATAGTTCGATCATTAAACTGACCAATAATATCTTCGGGGATCGCATATACTCCGCCATTATTATGGCTTGGTATCGCGTCTCTATCTGAAATCTTTTTCAACCAGTCTTCCGTACCTGATTCTACTTTTATCTCAAATTTGTGACTGTATTGCTTTCGTTTGTCAAGCTTGCCTGATCTTATCATCCACTCCAAGCCTTTTGGGTCCCCTATGCCCTGGCCTTTGTTGTAATGTTCCTGTTGATCGTATCTGGTCAGCCTCTGCTTTGCTTCCATAACGCACCAATGTCTCTGAACACTTCTGCGCATTATGCACCAACACCCCGCCCGCACCCACATGATAAGCATGTTCTCCCTTAACTTCTATGTTGTAAACAATATGCCGACCGGGTCTTAGGCGGATTTGTTCGACAATGGACACGCCGGTTAATGTCCGCACCCGTTCATTGAGATTCAACTCATCCAACATTGCAGGAAAACGGGATGTTGAGCGAAGTCACCGGCCCGTAACAGGTTGACTTCTCAGGGGAGTAAGGGGGTGCGTAAAATGACTGCGAACTTATGTTCGTCGTCTGAGTCCTCATTCAGGACGTCCTTCCCCATTCGAGTCTGTACCGACTCCGCCAGATAAAGCCCCCGGAATATGAGTGCCCCCGTTGTGATCGAAGAGGAGAAGTTGGTAACCGCTCCCTTGCGGTCGACATTATTCTACCTCTCGTTGCCTGTTCTGTTTGAGCAACTGCTCAACTTCGGCGTTGGCTTTGTGGATACCTGGCTTTCCGGACAGCTTAGTGCTGCGGCGACTTCCGCCATTGGGTTCGGTTCCTATGTCGGTTGGCTCGCCTGGATGCTGTTCAGCATTGTGTCCGTGGGAACGACCGCCCTTGTCTCGCGTGCGTGGGGAGCCCGGAAGCAGGAAGAGGCACGAGAGATTACGAACAGTGCACTCGCCCTGTCGCTTGTCTCCGGTGTGATCATCGGAGTGGTCATCATCTTGATCGCCCGACCTATCAGTATGGCTCTCAATCATTCACCCGAAGCGCTGGAAGCAACCGTCAACTACATCCGGGGGATCGCGCTCTGTTTCCCGGCGTTCTGTTTTATCACGGTGAGCAGTGCTGCGCTCCGCGGTGCGGGGTTCATGCAGACGCCCATGTGGGTCATGGTGATCGTAAATATCTTGAATGTCATTTTCTCTCCCAGTCTCGTATTTGGCTGGGGCCCGTTTCCTGCCTTGGGAATCAACGGCATCATTATCGGGACTGTCCTTGCGGAATATTTCGGGGCGCTGTTCATGTTCCTTATATTCTGGAAGGGAAGGGGAACACTGCAACTTCGGTTTTCTGAATGGCAGGTGATGGGTGACATCCCGCGACGGATCGTCCGCATTGGTCTCCCTGCTGTCTGGGATGGTATTTTCACCTGGGTTGGGCAGTATATTTTCCTGTTTATCATCTCCCAACTGGCGATGGGCGATATTGGCACGGCCATTTTTGCCGCGCATATCATTGGAGTGAAGCTGGAAGGCATCAGCTACCTGACGGCAACTGCCTGGGGACAGGCAGCCGCCACGATGGTGGGGCAATCGCTGGGTGCGGACAAAATTGAAAGAGCGCGTCAGGCAGGTCATGAGGCCGCATTGCAATGCTGTTTGCCTGTACTCATGACGTCGTTCCTGTTTTACCTCGGTTCGGAAGAAATCTACCAATGGATGCATGAGGATCCTCTCGTCGTGCAGGCAGGGGCGGGAGCGTTTAAGGTCCTCGCCTGGTTCCAGATTCCGCTGGTGACCTCGATCATCTATGTCTGTGCGCTCCGCGGGGCGGGGGAGACCCGTCGCCCCTTCTGGATCAATATGCTGGGCATCTTCGGTGTGCGCATTCCGCTCGCCTGGCTACTGGGTATTTACTACGACGGCGGGTTGATTGGCGCCTGGATCGGAATGTGCGTCGATACCGCCTTCCGTGCCCTGTTGATCTGGGCCTACTACGTCTGGGGACCGTGGGACCGAACAGAGGTCTGAGACGGCATTTGCAGCGATTTGCTCTTTGCTAAATCGTTAAGATCGACCGAATTAAGATCTTCTTAAGGAGAGGAGGGAAGGGACCCTTGATTCTGGTTGAGCGAACGCCATAATGAGAGTCCGAAAGCCGATCCTCGGCGACGTGCGGGGAACGGAACGCTATTCCCAATGGCGGTGGGCCGGTGTGAACCGGGTCAGGACGTAATTGTAGCAGCCCTAAGCATTTGAGTTCAGGTGCTTGCGGGAATAGCGTTCCCTTCCCCTTTTCTATGCGCGGTGTCAGCTGGCGGATCTATCGATCTTCAGAAGTGAAGACGCTTCCGGGCGGAAGACTAATTCCCGCCTGTCGAAATCATATCCGCTTGTGGAAACAAATTCCCCGGTTCGATATGATGGGCCTGCGGCGGCGTGCCAGCACCCGACCAACCAGCTCCCGATAAACTGGCTCTCAGTATACGAGAGAGGGCGGGAGCACTGTCCCTTTCATCTCTTCCTGCAAGCCAGCTGATGTCTTCTTCGGAAACTCCCACACCACCATCTTCTTCAATGAGTGAATCGGATCTCCTCTCGGAGGAAATCGTGGTCTCGCCAGACATGGTGAGACAGGTCCTGGAAGACTGGCAACGGGCGGGCATTCACAAGCTGCCCCTCTTTCTGCATCCACCGCAAAAGACAACTGCGCCCCAGCGAACGGCCTCGCCTCGGCAGGGAGTTTCTCCACAGAGTGTGCCTTCTCAAGGTGTACCTCCACAGAAGTCGATACAGGCTGCCCCTCCTTCTCAAGCGAGCACTCGACCGGTTACACCAATGGATTCCGGACAATTGGAACTCTTACGCGAACAGGCCCAGCGGAATGTACCTGCTTCGGCGACCGCTTCTCCATCCTCTGCACCTCCCACCCCGGTGAGAACTTTGCCCATGATTGACGGAAAAAAATTAAGTCGAAAAAAACGCGAAGAACATTTGGAAAAGCTCTCTTGCGTTGTGGGAGGTTGTACCCGGTGCCCGGAACTGGCGGAGACGCGTACCCAGACTGTGTTTGGTGTGGGCAACCCCGAAGCCAGAATTATGTTCGTGGGAGAAGCTCCCGGAGCGGACGAAGATAAACAGGGCGAACCCTTCGTCGGTCGAGCAGGGCAGTTACTCAACAAAATTCTGGAAGCCAGCCAGCT is part of the Polystyrenella longa genome and harbors:
- a CDS encoding uracil-DNA glycosylase, giving the protein MSSSETPTPPSSSMSESDLLSEEIVVSPDMVRQVLEDWQRAGIHKLPLFLHPPQKTTAPQRTASPRQGVSPQSVPSQGVPPQKSIQAAPPSQASTRPVTPMDSGQLELLREQAQRNVPASATASPSSAPPTPVRTLPMIDGKKLSRKKREEHLEKLSCVVGGCTRCPELAETRTQTVFGVGNPEARIMFVGEAPGADEDKQGEPFVGRAGQLLNKILEASQLKREEIYICNILRCRPPGNRNPTATEAANCREYLDGQIALVDPEYIICLGTVAAQNLLSNKIPIGRMRKKFHEFEGRKVMCTYHPSYLLRNPSAKKDVWEDMQMFMADLGIDLPEH
- a CDS encoding polymorphic toxin-type HINT domain-containing protein, translating into MVTATFRHSGKEVLDVKIASEAASIGATPNHPFWSEDRQQFVRADELNVNEKVRTLTGFSIVEQIRLRPGRHIVYNIEVKGEHVYHVGTGGVLVHMRNRVLEGH
- a CDS encoding MATE family efflux transporter, which produces MSAPVVIEEEKLVTAPLRSTLFYLSLPVLFEQLLNFGVGFVDTWLSGQLSAAATSAIGFGSYVGWLAWMLFSIVSVGTTALVSRAWGARKQEEAREITNSALALSLVSGVIIGVVIILIARPISMALNHSPEALEATVNYIRGIALCFPAFCFITVSSAALRGAGFMQTPMWVMVIVNILNVIFSPSLVFGWGPFPALGINGIIIGTVLAEYFGALFMFLIFWKGRGTLQLRFSEWQVMGDIPRRIVRIGLPAVWDGIFTWVGQYIFLFIISQLAMGDIGTAIFAAHIIGVKLEGISYLTATAWGQAAATMVGQSLGADKIERARQAGHEAALQCCLPVLMTSFLFYLGSEEIYQWMHEDPLVVQAGAGAFKVLAWFQIPLVTSIIYVCALRGAGETRRPFWINMLGIFGVRIPLAWLLGIYYDGGLIGAWIGMCVDTAFRALLIWAYYVWGPWDRTEV